From the Candidatus Latescibacter sp. genome, one window contains:
- a CDS encoding type II toxin-antitoxin system HicB family antitoxin — protein sequence MKQKLQMVYWKSDHFWLGKLLEHPEIMTQGETLEELEENLKEAYFLMVMEDVPQKHQTKEIIL from the coding sequence ATGAAACAAAAATTGCAAATGGTTTACTGGAAAAGCGATCATTTCTGGCTCGGGAAACTTCTCGAACATCCTGAAATCATGACCCAGGGCGAAACTCTTGAGGAGTTGGAGGAAAATCTGAAAGAAGCCTACTTTCTTATGGTGATGGAAGATGTACCTCAAAAACATCAAACCAAAGAAATCATCCTGTGA